One Elaeis guineensis isolate ETL-2024a chromosome 10, EG11, whole genome shotgun sequence genomic window carries:
- the LOC140852016 gene encoding putative germin-like protein 2-1, with the protein MASRILLLAFLALVCSHAIASDPSPVQDFCVADKTSHVFVNGLVCKNPKDVKADDFFLSGLDKPGDTANKLGSNVTLVNVEKIAGLNTLGISLARIDFAPYGLNPPHIHPRATEILTVLEGSLYVGFVTSNPDNRLFTRVINKGDVFVFPQGLIHFQFNYGTKNAVAIAALSSQNPGVITVANAVFGSKPPISRDVLAKAFQADEKTVDWLQAQFWMDNNN; encoded by the exons ATGGCTTCACGCATCCTCCTGCTTGCTTTCCTTGCGCTGGTTTGTTCTCATGCAATTGCTTCTGATCCTAGTCCTGTCCAGGATTTCTGTGTCGCTGACAAGACGTCCCATG TATTTGTCAACGGCCTTGTGTGCAAGAACCCAAAGGATGTCAAAGCTGATGATTTCTTCCTCTCCGGCCTCGACAAGCCTGGCGATACAGCAAACAAACTTGGGTCAAATGTGACTTTGGTTAATGTGGAGAAAATTGCAGGGCTCAACACCCTTGGCATCTCGTTGGCTCGCATAGACTTCGCTCCTTATGGCCTGAACCCACCTCACATCCACCCTCGGGCGACAGAGATTTTGACCGTGTTAGAAGGCTCGCTCTACGTGGGTTTTGTGACTTCCAACCCGGACAACCGGCTCTTTACCAGAGTCATCAACAAGGGTGATGTGTTTGTGTTCCCCCAAGGTCTAATCCACTTCCAGTTCAACTACGGCACGAAGAATGCGGTTGCTATTGCCGCATTGAGCAGCCAAAACCCTGGTGTGATCACTGTAGCCAATGCTGTGTTTGGGTCGAAGCCACCCATCTCTCGTGATGTACTTGCGAAGGCCTTTCAGGCGGACGAGAAGACTGTTGACTGGCTGCAGGCTCAGTTTTGGATGGACAACAACAATTGA
- the LOC140852025 gene encoding putative germin-like protein 2-1: MACHILFFALLALASSHVNVMASDPSQLQDFCVADLKSPVLVNGFVCKPPMHVTADDFFFSGLDKPGNTSNQLGSKVTQVNVNQIAGLNTLGISLARIDYAPYGLNPPHTHPRATEILTVLEGTLYVGFVTSNTNNGNLLFTKMLEKGDVFVFPEGLIHFQFNHGSTPAVAIAALSSQNPGVITIANAVFGSNPPISDAVLAKAFQVGQDTIKYLLAQFWMDNN; this comes from the exons ATGGCTTGCCATATTCTCTTCTTTGCTCTCCTTGCCTTGGCTTCCTCTCATGTGAATGTCATGGCCTCCGATCCCAGCCAACTTCAAGACTTCTGCGTTGCCGACCTCAAGTCTCCTG TCCTTGTGAATGGTTTTGTGTGCAAGCCACCGATGCACGTGACAGCGGACGACTTCTTCTTCTCCGGCCTTGACAAGCCTGGCAACACGTCGAACCAGCTTGGGTCCAAGGTGACACAGGTGAATGTGAACCAAATTGCAGGGCTCAACACCCTCGGCATCTCCTTGGCTCGAATAGACTATGCACCTTACGGTCTCAACCCACCACACACCCACCCGCGGGCCACCGAGATCCTGACCGTGTTGGAAGGCACGCTTTACGTCGGCTTTGTCACATCCAACACCAACAACGGCAACCTTCTCTTCACTAAGATGCTCGAGAAGGGTGATGTCTTCGTGTTTCCCGAAGGTTTAATCCATTTCCAATTCAACCATGGTTCGACACCTGCCGTGGCCATTGCAGCCCTAAGCAGCCAGAACCCCGGTGTGATCACTATAGCAAATGCTGTCTTCGGATCAAACCCGCCCATCTCTGATGCGGTTTTGGCTAAGGCCTTCCAAGTGGGCCAGGACACCATCAAGTATCTCCTGGCTCAATTCTGGATGGATAACAACTAG